The following proteins are co-located in the Micromonospora coriariae genome:
- the topA gene encoding type I DNA topoisomerase: MPSNAGTTRLVIVESPAKAKTISGYLGPGYVVEASFGHVRDLPRNAADVPAKYKGEAWARLGVDVDNGFHALYVVSADRKQQISKLVKLAKEVDEIFLATDEDREGEAIAWHLVETLKPKVPVKRMVFHEITKPAIQAAVANPREIDRDLVDAQEARRILDRLYGYEVSPVLWKKVMPKLSAGRVQSVATRIVVERERQRMAFRTAEYWDILATLAVANAGEGPRAFNATLIALNGDRIATGKDFEPTTGRVKPGAGVVHLDEGGARGLAARLEGRPFTVTRVEEKPYRRRPYAPFITSTLQQEAARKLRLSSQQTMRTAQRLYENGYITYMRTDSVNLSETAISAARRQIVELYGERSVPPEPRRYTGKVKNAQEAHEAIRPAGDNFRTPGEVAKELSAEEFKLYELIWRRTIASQMTDAVGSSVSVRIRAVSTSQEEADFGATGKTITDPGFLRAYVESSDDENAEAEDAERRLPTLVKDQPLTADELAAQGHHTQPPSRYTEASLVKALEELGIGRPSTYASIMQTIQDRGYVTKRGQAMIPTFLAFAVIGLMERHYPRLIDYDFTATMENELDEIAGGDHAAVDFLTAFYFGGANGAGDQGIARSGGLKKLVTENLSDIDARSVNSIPLFTDDDGREVVVRVGRYGPYLQRELPGGEAAAPAEGEEGGTQGDRAPIPEGLAPDELTPEKVHELFLGGSGERKLGDDPGTGEPIVLKSGRFGPYVSSGERKSSLLRSQTPDSLTLEDALKLLSLPRLVGVAPDGVEVFANNGRYGPYVKRGEEFRSLESEEQMFTVGLDEALALLAAPKARGRRAAAPPLREMGVDPLTEKPLVIKDGRFGPYVTDGEFNASLRRAQTPEALTIEEASEMLAEKRAKGPAPKKKAVAKKAPAKKATATKKTAAASKSTAAKKTTTAKATTARKAAPAKKAAPKKAAAARPAEE, encoded by the coding sequence GTGCCGAGCAACGCTGGAACCACCCGTCTGGTCATCGTCGAGTCACCGGCGAAGGCCAAGACGATCTCGGGCTACCTCGGCCCGGGGTACGTCGTGGAGGCCAGCTTCGGTCACGTCCGCGACCTGCCACGCAACGCCGCCGACGTGCCGGCCAAGTACAAGGGCGAGGCGTGGGCCCGCCTCGGGGTGGACGTGGACAACGGCTTCCACGCGCTCTACGTCGTCTCCGCCGACCGCAAGCAGCAGATCAGCAAGCTGGTGAAGCTGGCCAAGGAGGTCGACGAGATCTTCCTGGCGACTGATGAGGACCGCGAGGGCGAGGCGATCGCCTGGCACCTGGTGGAGACGCTCAAGCCGAAGGTGCCGGTCAAGCGGATGGTCTTCCACGAGATCACCAAGCCGGCGATCCAGGCGGCGGTGGCCAACCCCCGGGAGATCGACCGCGATCTGGTCGACGCGCAGGAGGCTCGGCGGATCCTCGACCGGCTCTACGGCTACGAGGTCTCCCCGGTGCTGTGGAAGAAGGTCATGCCGAAGCTCTCGGCGGGCCGGGTGCAGTCCGTGGCGACCCGGATCGTGGTCGAGCGGGAGCGGCAGCGGATGGCTTTCCGCACCGCTGAATACTGGGACATCCTGGCCACTCTCGCAGTGGCGAACGCCGGCGAGGGGCCGCGCGCGTTCAACGCCACCCTGATCGCGCTGAACGGCGACCGGATCGCCACCGGCAAGGACTTCGAGCCGACCACCGGCCGGGTGAAGCCCGGGGCCGGCGTCGTGCACCTGGACGAGGGCGGCGCCCGTGGGCTGGCGGCCCGGCTCGAGGGACGGCCGTTCACCGTCACCCGGGTCGAGGAGAAGCCCTACCGCCGCCGCCCGTACGCGCCGTTCATCACCTCCACGCTCCAGCAGGAGGCGGCCCGCAAGCTGCGCCTGTCGTCGCAGCAGACGATGCGCACGGCGCAGCGCCTGTACGAGAACGGCTACATCACCTATATGCGTACCGACTCGGTGAACCTGTCGGAGACCGCCATCTCGGCGGCCCGCCGGCAGATCGTCGAGCTGTACGGCGAGCGCAGCGTGCCACCGGAGCCGCGCCGCTACACCGGCAAGGTGAAGAACGCGCAGGAGGCGCACGAGGCGATCCGCCCGGCGGGGGACAACTTCCGCACCCCGGGCGAGGTGGCCAAGGAGCTGTCCGCCGAGGAGTTCAAGCTCTACGAGCTGATCTGGCGGCGCACCATCGCGTCGCAGATGACCGACGCCGTCGGCTCCAGCGTCTCGGTGCGCATCCGCGCGGTCTCCACCTCCCAGGAGGAAGCCGACTTCGGCGCCACCGGCAAGACCATCACCGACCCGGGCTTCCTGCGCGCGTACGTCGAGTCCAGCGACGACGAGAACGCTGAGGCCGAGGACGCCGAGCGCCGCCTGCCCACCCTGGTCAAGGACCAGCCGCTGACCGCCGACGAGCTGGCCGCGCAGGGCCACCACACCCAGCCGCCGTCGCGCTACACGGAGGCGTCGCTGGTCAAGGCACTGGAAGAGCTGGGCATCGGCCGTCCGTCCACGTACGCGTCGATCATGCAGACGATCCAGGACCGGGGGTACGTCACCAAGCGCGGCCAGGCGATGATCCCGACCTTCCTGGCCTTCGCGGTGATCGGCCTGATGGAGCGGCACTACCCGCGCCTCATCGACTACGACTTCACCGCCACTATGGAGAACGAGCTGGACGAGATCGCCGGCGGTGACCACGCGGCCGTCGACTTTCTCACCGCGTTCTACTTCGGCGGCGCCAACGGTGCCGGCGACCAGGGCATCGCTCGCTCCGGTGGGCTCAAGAAGCTGGTCACCGAGAACCTCAGCGACATCGACGCGCGCAGCGTCAACTCCATCCCGCTCTTCACCGACGACGACGGCCGGGAGGTCGTGGTCCGGGTGGGCCGGTACGGGCCGTACCTCCAGCGGGAGCTGCCCGGCGGCGAGGCGGCGGCACCGGCCGAGGGCGAGGAGGGTGGCACCCAGGGTGACCGGGCGCCGATCCCCGAGGGGCTGGCCCCGGATGAGCTGACCCCGGAGAAGGTGCACGAGCTGTTCCTCGGTGGCAGCGGCGAGCGCAAGCTCGGCGACGACCCGGGCACCGGCGAGCCGATCGTGCTCAAGTCCGGCCGGTTCGGCCCGTACGTGTCCAGCGGCGAGCGGAAGTCCTCGCTGCTGCGCTCCCAGACGCCGGACTCGTTGACCCTCGAGGACGCGCTCAAGCTGCTCAGCCTGCCCCGGCTGGTCGGCGTCGCGCCCGACGGGGTCGAGGTGTTCGCCAACAACGGCCGCTACGGCCCGTACGTCAAGCGGGGCGAGGAGTTCCGGTCGCTGGAGTCCGAGGAGCAGATGTTCACTGTCGGCCTGGACGAGGCGCTGGCGCTGCTGGCCGCCCCCAAGGCCCGTGGACGACGGGCTGCGGCACCGCCGCTGCGGGAGATGGGCGTCGACCCGTTGACCGAGAAGCCGCTGGTGATCAAGGACGGCCGGTTCGGCCCGTACGTCACCGACGGGGAGTTCAACGCGTCGCTGCGGCGTGCGCAGACCCCGGAGGCGCTGACCATCGAGGAAGCGTCGGAAATGCTGGCCGAGAAGCGGGCCAAGGGTCCGGCGCCGAAGAAGAAGGCGGTGGCGAAGAAGGCTCCGGCGAAGAAGGCCACGGCCACCAAGAAGACGGCCGCTGCCAGCAAGTCCACCGCCGCGAAGAAGACCACGACCGCCAAGGCGACCACTGCCAGGAAGGCGGCCCCGGCGAAGAAGGCGGCCCCGAAGAAGGCCGCCGCCGCCCGGCCCGCCGAGGAGTGA
- a CDS encoding nucleoside/nucleotide kinase family protein: MRTCQASAAGKLTVVLATLVVVLSGCGGGPSPRAWAATVCGALTPWRSEISKLTSSTDEQMTAQTTPAQAKENLVRLFGGAEQASETARRKVEQAGVPETDNGEAISAGFRSSLGKMRDAYGRARDTIDKLGTGEPTVFYDGVRAAVDTLNKEYDASALDTSRLNSEELKQAFDEVPECR; the protein is encoded by the coding sequence ATGCGTACGTGCCAGGCGTCTGCCGCCGGAAAGCTCACGGTGGTCCTGGCCACGCTCGTCGTCGTCCTCTCCGGCTGCGGTGGCGGGCCCAGCCCACGGGCCTGGGCGGCCACGGTCTGCGGTGCGCTCACCCCGTGGCGCTCCGAGATCAGCAAGTTGACCAGCAGCACGGATGAGCAGATGACCGCGCAGACCACGCCGGCGCAGGCCAAGGAGAACCTGGTGCGGCTCTTCGGTGGGGCGGAGCAGGCCAGCGAGACCGCGCGCCGCAAGGTGGAGCAGGCCGGCGTCCCGGAGACGGACAACGGCGAGGCCATCTCCGCCGGTTTCCGCAGCTCCCTGGGAAAGATGCGGGACGCCTACGGCCGGGCCCGGGACACCATCGACAAGTTGGGCACCGGCGAGCCGACCGTCTTCTACGACGGCGTGCGGGCCGCGGTGGACACCCTCAACAAGGAGTACGACGCCAGCGCGCTGGACACCAGCCGGCTCAACTCCGAGGAGCTGAAACAAGCCTTCGACGAGGTGCCGGAGTGTCGCTGA